The following are encoded together in the Gopherus evgoodei ecotype Sinaloan lineage chromosome 17, rGopEvg1_v1.p, whole genome shotgun sequence genome:
- the SRR gene encoding serine racemase, which translates to MTAEAGSLQPQDVSSLSVPLLSLWNMSSPYCISLADVEAAQSSLHGLIHLTPILTSSSLDKLAGHRLFFKCELFQKTGSFKIRGALNAVRSLVPAAQGDREQPKAVVTHSSGNHGQALAFAAKVEGIPAYVVVPRTAPLCKKAAICSYGARLILCEPTDESRMEVAARTVQEKEGVMVHPNQDPAVIAGQGTIALEVLQQVPQVNALVVPVGGGGMVAGIAVAVKALRPDIRVYASEPCNADDCYRSKVTGELTPNRHPPDTIADSVKTSIGPNTWPIIKDLVDDVLTVTEEEIQVSINSKHLHAVMAQPSGTGASVYTLSSLHHLALPCCSVKQES; encoded by the exons ATGACTgctgaggcaggctccctccAGCCGCAGGATGTTTCCAGCCTCTCTGTTCCCCTCCTCAGCTTATGGAACATGTCCTCTCCGTACTGCATCTCATTGGCAGATGTTGAAGCTGCACAGTCAAGTCTCCATGGTCTTATCCACCTCACCCCCATCCTAACCAGTTCCAGCCTAGACAAGTTAGCCGGCCACAGACTCTTCTTCAAGTGTGAGCTCTTCCAGAAGACTGGTTCCTTTAAG ATCCGAGGCGCACTGAATGCTGTCAGAAGTCTGGTTCCTGCAGCCCAGGGTGACAGAGAGCAGCCCAAGGCTGTTGTGACACACAGTAGTGGAAACCATGGCCAAGCTCTTGCCTTTGCAGCTAAAGTGGAAG GGATTCCTGCCTATGTCGTGGTGCCTCGCACAGCGCCACTCTGTAAGAAAGCTGCCATCTGCTCATATGGAGCCAGGCTGATATTATGTGAGCCCACTGACGAG TCCCGAATGGAGGTGGCAGCTCGGACAGTTCAGGAGAAGGAAGGTGTGATGGTGCATCCCAATCAGGATCCTGCTGTGATTGCAGGCCAAGGCACTATAGCACTGGAGGTACTGCAGCAG GTACCCCAAGTGAATGCACTGGTGGTTCCcgttggaggaggaggaatggttgCTGGAATAGCAGTGGCCGTCAAG GCTTTGAGACCAGACATAAGAGTGTATGCTTCTGAACCATGCAATGCAGATGACTGCTACAGGTCAAAGGTGACAGGGGAACTCACCCCCAACCGTCACCCCCCCGACACCATAGCAGACAGTGTTAAAACCAGCATTGGACCGAACACCTGGCCTATCATTAAGGATTTGGTGGATGATGTGCTGACAGTCACAGAAGAGGAGATCCAGGTAAGCATTAACTCCAAGCACCTCCATGCTGTaatggctcagccctctggcacAGGTGCCTCCGTTTACACATTGTCCTCCCTCCACCACCTTGCCCTTCCATGCTGTAGCGTGAAGCAGGAGTCGTGA